In Chitinophagaceae bacterium, the genomic window GTTGGAATGCTCGGTCATTTCGGTGGCTGGTATTGGGCCGGCTGGATCATCTTCACGGCATTGCTCTTTTATCAGCATTCCATTGTGAAACCCAACGATCTCGCAAGAGTGAATGTCGCATTCTTCACTACGAACGGTGTGGCAAGTGTTATTTTTGCCATCTTTGTTTTGATCGACATTTTTTAACCCACTCACTTGGCCCGGATTCTTGCATTGGATTATGGAAAAAAGCGAACCGGAATCGCTGTTTCAGATCCACTGCAGATTATTGCGACTGCTTTAGAAACCATTGAAACTCCTCAGATTTTCAGCTTTCTGCACTCCTATTTTCTTCGGGAAGCAGTGGAATGTATTGTGGTAGGTGAACCAAAAAACATGAATAATACACCTTCAGAAATAAGTGGTGACATCAATAATTTCATTGCTTCCTTTCAGCAAAAATTTCCGGCTGTTCCTGTAAAAAGAATAGATGAGCGATTTACTTCGAAAATTGCGAGTCAGACAATTTTAGCTGCAGGAAAGAACAAAAAGGCGCGAAGAGACAAATCTTTAGTTGATAAAGTCAGCGCTGTAATAATTTTACAATCATACTTAGCGTCCATTCAAAAATGATACTACCGATAATAGCTTATGGTGATCCATTGTTGCGGAAAAAAGCTTCCGGCATCCACAACGATTATCCGCAATTAACCTCGCTGATTGAAAACATGTTTGAAACAATGTACGCTGCGAGCGGTATTGGACTTGCAGCTCCACAGGTTGGTCACTCTATCCGTTTATTTATTGTGGATACAGTTCCTGTACTTAAGAATCTGGATAAAGAAGATCCGGAGCATGATTTTAAAGGTGAAAAAGGATTGCTGCAGGTATTTATCAATGCCAAAGCGATTGAGAAAGATGGTGAGGAATGGCGTTACAATGAAGGTTGTCTGAGTATCCCGAAAATCAGGGAGGATGTTGAACGCCCGGATGAAATTACACTGGAATATCAGGATGAAAATTTCAAGCACCACCGTAAGGTTTTCAGCGGACTGGCCGGAAGAGTGATTCAACATGAGTACGATCACATTGAAGGTATCCTTTTCACCGACCACTTAAAGCCACTCAAAAAGCGGATGCTGAAAAAGAAAATGGAAAATATTTCCAAAGGACTGGTGGAAGTAGATTACAAAATGAAATTTCCGCAAAAGAAATAATTACAGATACCGTACGATTACTTTTTCTTAAACGCGCCATTCTGCAAGGCATTAAAAAATTGCATCCAGGCGCTCGGGCTCAGAATGGCCTGCGGACGATACTGTCCTGCATAGTAATAAGTGCTGGAATAATTTTGCAGAGATTGTGTTGCACTGAGTGTTCCATCCTTCAAAGTTTC contains:
- a CDS encoding peptide deformylase gives rise to the protein MILPIIAYGDPLLRKKASGIHNDYPQLTSLIENMFETMYAASGIGLAAPQVGHSIRLFIVDTVPVLKNLDKEDPEHDFKGEKGLLQVFINAKAIEKDGEEWRYNEGCLSIPKIREDVERPDEITLEYQDENFKHHRKVFSGLAGRVIQHEYDHIEGILFTDHLKPLKKRMLKKKMENISKGLVEVDYKMKFPQKK
- the ruvX gene encoding Holliday junction resolvase RuvX is translated as MARILALDYGKKRTGIAVSDPLQIIATALETIETPQIFSFLHSYFLREAVECIVVGEPKNMNNTPSEISGDINNFIASFQQKFPAVPVKRIDERFTSKIASQTILAAGKNKKARRDKSLVDKVSAVIILQSYLASIQK